A DNA window from Mycolicibacter hiberniae contains the following coding sequences:
- a CDS encoding lysoplasmalogenase: protein MGSIAGMETPYATRRVFTGWAAAGWLGVGYGIFLTVVALRSGPGEELTGQWVGQPAFKASMAVLLAFAAAVHPILREARWLIPALIFSATGDWLLAIPWWEPSFVAGLTAFLVAHLCYLGALVPLAVVSRRRLIGPGLVIASCLVLLAWFWPGLAREGMTVPVVVYVGVLGAMVCVALLAKLPTHWTAIGAVCFAASDAMIGASKFVLGNELLEVPIWWTYAAAQLLITAGFFFGRSSDAARSSAI from the coding sequence ATGGGGTCGATTGCTGGCATGGAAACACCGTACGCAACCCGTCGCGTCTTCACCGGCTGGGCCGCGGCCGGATGGCTGGGCGTGGGTTACGGCATCTTCCTGACGGTGGTGGCGTTGCGTTCGGGGCCCGGGGAGGAGCTGACCGGGCAATGGGTCGGTCAGCCGGCTTTCAAGGCGTCCATGGCGGTGCTGCTGGCCTTCGCCGCGGCGGTACACCCGATCCTGCGGGAGGCGCGCTGGCTGATCCCGGCGCTCATCTTCTCGGCGACCGGTGACTGGTTATTGGCGATCCCTTGGTGGGAACCGTCTTTCGTGGCGGGACTGACCGCATTTCTGGTGGCGCACCTGTGCTATCTCGGCGCGCTGGTGCCCCTGGCGGTGGTGTCGCGGCGGCGGCTGATCGGGCCGGGGCTGGTCATTGCCAGCTGCCTGGTGCTGCTGGCGTGGTTCTGGCCCGGTTTGGCGCGCGAGGGTATGACCGTGCCGGTGGTGGTCTACGTCGGGGTGCTCGGCGCCATGGTGTGCGTCGCCCTGTTGGCGAAGCTGCCCACCCACTGGACCGCGATCGGAGCGGTGTGTTTTGCGGCGTCGGACGCCATGATCGGCGCCAGCAAGTTCGTGCTGGGCAACGAACTGCTGGAGGTGCCGATCTGGTGGACCTATGCCGCAGCTCAACTGCTCATCACAGCCGGGTTCTTCTTCGGCCGGTCGAGCGACGCCGCGAGGTCGTCCGCGATCTGA
- a CDS encoding alpha/beta hydrolase: MPAIDPIILKVLDAVPFRLTLDDGVVAARRAMRDLPRRPVHPDLPAEDRVIEGPGRDLPIRIYRPAGTESGAAPVVVFFHGGGFVAGDLETHDGTARMHAAGAGAVVVSVDYRLAPEHPFPAAVHDALAAVEWVAAHAGELGVDPARLAVAGDSAGGNLAAVVAQLARDAGGPAIAFQLLWYPATTYDGSLPSFTENAQAPIIDSKAIAALTLAYAGHVDLTDPPPTLAPARAANLADLPPAYIAVAGHDPLRDDGIHYGELLAAAGVPVQVHNAETMIHGYLGYAGVIPAATEAADRGLAALKAALSGTA; encoded by the coding sequence ATGCCAGCAATCGACCCCATAATCCTGAAGGTACTGGACGCCGTGCCTTTCCGACTAACCCTCGACGACGGTGTCGTCGCGGCGCGCCGAGCGATGCGCGACCTGCCGCGCCGCCCGGTGCATCCGGACCTGCCCGCCGAGGACCGGGTGATCGAAGGCCCGGGCCGTGATCTGCCGATCCGCATCTACCGGCCCGCGGGCACCGAGTCCGGTGCCGCGCCGGTCGTGGTGTTCTTCCACGGCGGCGGTTTCGTCGCCGGCGACCTCGAGACCCACGACGGGACCGCCCGCATGCATGCCGCCGGCGCCGGCGCGGTGGTGGTGTCGGTGGACTACCGGCTGGCCCCCGAACACCCGTTTCCGGCCGCGGTGCACGACGCGCTGGCGGCGGTCGAGTGGGTGGCGGCACACGCCGGCGAACTGGGCGTGGACCCGGCCCGGCTGGCGGTGGCCGGCGACTCAGCCGGCGGTAACCTGGCCGCGGTGGTGGCCCAGCTGGCCCGCGACGCCGGCGGACCGGCGATCGCGTTTCAGCTGCTGTGGTACCCGGCGACCACCTACGACGGCAGCCTGCCGTCGTTCACCGAGAACGCCCAGGCCCCGATCATCGACAGCAAGGCGATCGCGGCCCTGACGCTGGCCTACGCCGGGCACGTCGATCTGACCGACCCGCCGCCCACCCTGGCTCCGGCGCGGGCCGCGAATCTGGCCGACCTGCCGCCGGCCTACATCGCGGTGGCCGGCCACGATCCGCTGCGCGACGACGGCATCCATTACGGCGAGCTGCTGGCCGCCGCCGGGGTCCCGGTCCAGGTACACAACGCCGAGACGATGATTCACGGTTACCTGGGTTACGCCGGGGTCATTCCGGCGGCAACCGAGGCCGCCGATCGCGGGCTGGCCGCGCTGAAGGCGGCCCTGAGCGGGACGGCCTGA